A genomic segment from Streptomyces antibioticus encodes:
- a CDS encoding TIGR03943 family putative permease subunit: protein MRRYGGPFLLLLIGAAVLRVSLFGDLYLRYVQAGLRPYLIASGAALVLLALTTAALRPAHSHSHTHSHGGSRLAWLLTLPALALLLFPPPALGSYSAEREAARRAAQGVGTFPALPDGDPVTLTVAEYGSRAVYDSGRSLKGRTVRLTGFVTRDDDGTWYVTRLVVSCCAADATTAKAEIRNATAPPTDTWVTVTGTWHPKGTLGSPTAWPPVLDARTVTKIPEPTNPYEKP from the coding sequence GTGAGGCGGTACGGCGGCCCGTTCCTGCTGCTCCTCATCGGAGCGGCCGTCCTGCGCGTGAGCCTCTTCGGGGACCTGTATCTGCGGTACGTCCAGGCGGGCCTGCGCCCGTACCTGATCGCGTCCGGCGCGGCGCTGGTCCTGCTGGCCCTGACCACGGCGGCCCTACGCCCCGCGCACTCCCACTCCCACACCCACTCCCACGGCGGCTCCCGGCTGGCCTGGCTGCTCACGCTCCCCGCCCTCGCCCTGCTCCTCTTCCCGCCGCCCGCCCTCGGCTCCTACAGCGCCGAACGCGAGGCCGCCCGACGGGCCGCGCAGGGGGTCGGCACCTTCCCCGCGCTGCCCGACGGGGACCCGGTCACCCTCACCGTCGCCGAGTACGGCTCCCGCGCGGTCTACGACAGCGGCCGCTCCCTCAAGGGCCGCACCGTCCGGCTGACCGGCTTCGTCACCCGCGACGACGACGGCACCTGGTACGTCACCCGCCTCGTCGTCTCCTGCTGCGCCGCCGACGCCACCACGGCCAAGGCCGAGATCAGGAACGCGACCGCCCCGCCCACCGACACCTGGGTCACCGTCACCGGCACCTGGCACCCCAAGGGCACCCTCGGCTCCCCCACGGCCTGGCCACCCGTACTGGATGCGAGGACGGTCACGAAGATCCCCGAACCGACGAACCCGTACGAGAAGCCGTAG